A segment of the Leptolyngbya sp. NIES-3755 genome:
ATTGGGCAAATATCAGTTCATGCCCTACAACGAGTTTGCGGTGGCAATGATTCAAGCCAAGCTTGGTGGACAAGATTTTTTGAAGCGTGTTCAAAGCGGCAGTATACCAACTGAGCAAGATTTAATGAAATTCTTTCCGCCTGCAGAGCAAGATCAAGCGTTTCAAAATTCTATTATCCAGAAAATCAATGCAAGTGCTGAGGAACTTGACCCAAGAACAGGGCAGCGATTCATCGGCGATCGCTTAATCGAGCGAGCTGCTCAGAAACACTTTGGCGGCGATGCTGCTGCGGTTCCTTCGGAGTTGCGCGAAGCGCTAAACGATGGTCAAAGTTCTGATGCAGTAGGAGCTTTATCCCTTCTCGACTACAGAGCTAAAGCAAGCCAGTATTACCAGGCAACTTCAAACTGCACGAATTGATAACGAACTGCTCTATGTCAACAGGAGGAATCATGAATCGAAGTCAGAATTCTTTGCCATCTCCACCGAAATCATGGCTGCGATCGCTACTGCTACTCAAAGTCGCGATCGCAATTGCGCTGCTAATCACCGGACTCAGCTTATCCAGTTGTACCAGACAAAACCTTGTTTTAGTCGGAACGCCTTTGGAATGGAAAGATGCAGCAACGATCGTGCCGCAAGACAAAATTGTTACTGTCATTCAGCAAACAACATTGCTCTCTCCGGCACAACAGAAAGCTGTTCCCATTCGGGCTGCTCGACTACAGGGCAAAGAGGACATTATATTTCTGAACTTCTCTCAAGTTCCAGATCTGTGCGGTAAGTTAGGCTGTCTCGTCGTTGCCTACTTTGCCAATCGTCCCCATTCTTTAGCCTGGAGTACCTATGTGTCCCCAAACTTACCTAAAGAAGTCCCATTGCTTGCTCAGGTTGATCACCAATCTGTTCCGTCGCTGATTGTGAATCAAATAGAGGGAACACAGATCCGACAAATGCTCTACACCTGGCATGGCTCAAACTATCAACTAGAAAAAAGCCTGATCAACAAATGATGTTTTAGAACTCACAGGAATTGTACTCTCACGCTCACCAACACTGACCCATGAGCCAAGAAGATCCAACTATCATTTTGCAACAAGCGGTAGCTTCGCTGTTGCTGAAGGCAATCGCACTTCTTCAAAAAACTGAAGCACTTCTAGAGGAAGTCAATGCAAAAGTCACTCAGCTAGACTCGCCTGTAATTATTCCTGAATGGATTGATAAACATGATGCTACCAAAATTGTTTGCAAACACTGGAAAACTCTCGATCGTTGGCGTGTCGCAGAAGGCAGCAGCTTGATCGAGGGAATTCACTGGCAGCATGATGGCGGCGAGATTGTTTACCATGCGGAACTCCTCAAAGATTGGTATCGCAACCGCAGCAATCCAGTTGCTCACTATCACGCGAACACTACGTGGAGCGAAGCTTGCGAGCACTTCACCCGCAACTCATACAGCAATCAACCCAAGAAGCGTGGGCGCAAAGCAGGTTAGTCATCGCCTAGAAAATCAGGTGGCGCATTGGGTTTACCATAATCACCAACATAATTCCGAAATAAGGTTCGTGGATCATGCCCCAAGCGTTGGGCAACACTAGCAGGGTTCTCCTCATATTCAAAGATTGACATCGTCGCGTTTGTATGCCGACTAATGGAGGGACGACGATAATCGATCTTCAGCTTCTTCAAGGTTTGTTTCCAAGCCCGTTTCGCGAAATTACGTGGATTGATGATTTTGCTACGTCGGGATGGAAAAACAGAAGCATCAGGATCAAAATCTTTAGGGCGACGCGCTTGGACTAGCTTTTGTAACCGTGGCGTGAGCGGAAATGAACGCGCCTCGTTTGTCTTGGTGGCTTTACGATCTCCATCGACCGTGACACTCTCTCCGATCCAAACTTCTCCACAATCGTCGCTAAAATGCTTCCAGCACAACGCAACCGCTTCTCCAGTTCGACATCCAACCCCTAAAAAGAACTCTACAAAATCGCCATAGTAGGAATATTCAGCGTCAAGGCGAAACCCCTGAACAATCTTCCGAACTTCCTCAATGCTGAAAGGCTTCTTCTTTTGCTTCGGTGGAACTTTATGCGTAGCACAGAGACGAGTCCAAGGATTTTTATGATCGCTGGGGAGTCTCGCATCTTCAACCCCCCAATTCCAAGCGGCTGAGGTGAGGTAAAGCTTATCTCTCACGGTCACTGGGGCTAAATTCTCAGTTTGGACTAACAATCTCGAAATGTGATGGCTTCTGCTTCGCCAACACTCACAACTGCTTTGGATTTGAAGAATTTCCGCAGGTGGGTGAGTAGCCCTCGATATTTAAT
Coding sequences within it:
- a CDS encoding integrase family protein (similar to AA sequence:cyanobase_aa:PCC7424_2497) — encoded protein: MTVRDKLYLTSAAWNWGVEDARLPSDHKNPWTRLCATHKVPPKQKKKPFSIEEVRKIVQGFRLDAEYSYYGDFVEFFLGVGCRTGEAVALCWKHFSDDCGEVWIGESVTVDGDRKATKTNEARSFPLTPRLQKLVQARRPKDFDPDASVFPSRRSKIINPRNFAKRAWKQTLKKLKIDYRRPSISRHTNATMSIFEYEENPASVAQRLGHDPRTLFRNYVGDYGKPNAPPDFLGDD
- a CDS encoding hypothetical protein (similar to AA sequence:cyanobase_aa:AM1_1287) — translated: MSQEDPTIILQQAVASLLLKAIALLQKTEALLEEVNAKVTQLDSPVIIPEWIDKHDATKIVCKHWKTLDRWRVAEGSSLIEGIHWQHDGGEIVYHAELLKDWYRNRSNPVAHYHANTTWSEACEHFTRNSYSNQPKKRGRKAG